The DNA window GCCGCCAGGCGATTATGGCGGCGGAGAACAAAATTCTCGCCACCCACGCGGCCATTCCGCTATTGCATGAACGGGTGATCCAGGGGGAAGCCACCAACATGCGGCATGCCGCGCGCGATCCGCGTGAGCGCGTATTGGTCACGCCTGCCAGCATGATTGCGCCATGATTGCGATGAAAACCGTCAGGCATGCCTTGCTGCCGCAGCTCTCCCGCCTGGCTGCCCTGCTGGCGATGGGGCTGTTTGTCGGCCTGATGCCCTGGTTATCCGGGCGCGATCCGGCGCTCAGCCTGTTGCGCGCCCGCTCGGGCGATCAAGAAGCCACCCAGGAAGCGCTGGCCGCCATTCGCCAGCGTTACGATCTGGATGACGGCCCATGGGCGTTGTTTGGCCGCTGGGTTTATCATCTGTTTCAGGGGGATGCCGGCAACTCGTGGATCTCGGGGCAACCGGTATTGCCGGGAATGATGCAGGCTGCCGGAGTATCCCTGGCGTTAATGGGTTATGCGTTGGCGCTGGCCTTGATTGTGGCGCTGCTGCTGGCGTTACCAGCGCTGTGGCGTGGGCTACACGGCAATAGCCGACGCGCGACGGGCACGCTGGCCGTCACATTAACAGCGCTGCCTGAGTTCTTGCTGGCGTCGCTGGTGTTGATTGTGGGGGCGGTCTGGCTGCGCTGGTTCCCGCCATACGGCTGGCAAAGCCTAAATAACGTTGTGCTGCCCGCGCTGGCGCTTGGCCTGCCTGCCGGGGGCTTGCTCGGCCTGCTGTTCAGCGATGGGCTCAGCGCCACCTTCAATGAGCGCTGGCTGCAGACCTGGCACCTGGCGGGGATCCCTTGGTATCGCAGCCTGCAGGCCGTATTGCAACGCACCCTGCCCGCGCTGCTGCCGCAGATCGGCCTGGTAATGATCGGCCTGACCGGCGGCGCTGTGGCGGTGGAAAAGGTGTTTGCCATCCCCGGCCTGGGGCGGGCAACGCTGGGCGCCGCTATCGCCCAGGATTTGCCGGCCTTGCAGTGCGGCCTCTTGCTGTTACTGGCGATCGCCTTTTGTGCCGGTCTGGCTGGGCAAGCACTGCATTACCTCTTGCTGGCGCGGATTGCCGCCGTGCTGCCGAATACGCCGCCACGGCGGCAGGATGGCAAAGCGCTGCCGATCGCCATCATCGCCGCGCTGCTGCTGGGCCTGATGGTGGCTACCGGCCTGCTGCGCGATCCCTTTTCTTCCCTGCATCTGCGCCTGCAGGCCCCTAGCCTGGCGTTGCCGTTCGGCGCGGATGCCACCGGCCGCGATATTCTGGCGCGTGTGGCCCACGGCGCGCTCAATACCTGCCTGCTGGCGCTGGCCGTGAGTTTTACTTCGCTGCTGGTGGGGTTGGTGTTCGGCATGCTGCCGCGCCTGGCCTGCGGGCTGATTGAGCTGGCGAACGCCACGCCGCCGATCATCGCCGGGCTGTTGGTGATCGCCATAACCGGCCCCAGCGCCTATGGCGCGGCGGTGGCGGTGCTACTGGTCAGTTGGGCGCCGTTGGCCGCACATTGCGCTTCATTGCTGACGGAAATGCGCCAGCAGGCCTATATCCGAATGCTGCCAGTCTTGGGCATCGGCCCACTCCGCACGCACACCCACTACCTGCTGCCGGCGATCATGCCTACCCTACTGCGCCACGCTATGCTGCGCCTGCCGGGGATCGCACTGGCATTGGCAGCGCTGGGGTTCCTCGGCCTGGGGCCGCAGCCGCCAAGCGCCGATTGGGGGCTGCTTCTGGCTGAAGGCATGCCCTATATCGAGCGCGCACCCTGGGTGGTTCTGCCGCCGATCGCCGCGCTGATCCTGCTGTCGATCCTGGCGATATCTCTGGCTAATCTCTCGGGCCAGCGGCGTGGCTGAACGCGCATCCTGGCTCGCTTTGCGGTAATATATCGCCCAAACTTACGCCAGCCGGGATCACCCATGCACCACCTGATGTTAGATATTGAAACCCTGGACACCGTGCCCAGCGCGGTGATCCTGGTCGTCGCCGCCGTATTTTTCGATCCGAAAACCGGCCAACTGGGCGCCGAATTTGAAGCCGCCGTCAGTTGCCAGAAAACGCAACCCGGGCGCACTATCAGCCTCGATAGCGTGGCCTGGTGGGCCAGGCAATCCAACGAGGCGCGCAAGCTGGCCTTTGGCGGCAGCGAAACCCTCAAACGCGTGTTATCCAGCTTCAGCCGTTTTATTCATATGAACGCCACAGACAACGTCAAGGTATGGGGTAACGGCAAGGAGTTTGACTGCACGATCCTGGAACATGCATTTCAACAACTCGAGCTGCCCTGCCCCTGGCGCTTTTGGGATACGCAGGATGTGCGCACCATCATTACCCTGGCAGAATTGCACGGTTTCAACCCCAAAAAAGAACGGCCGTTTGAAGGTACCCCTCACCGGGCACTGGACGATGCCAAGCATCAGGCACGCTATGTGGCGGACGCCATTTCAGCCCTGTATTATCGGAAAGCGCCAGTGGCATAAACCTTGCCGTTGCCACACAGGGTTTGTGCTTTGCTTCTTTCTTTTTCTGGCCAAGGTCACTACTCTACTCACCTTTGTCACTCGGATGTGCTGACTTGTTATGCAAAGATACCTTTTTCTTCTTCTGAGCCTGGTATTGTTCGGGCCGTTGGGGATCGACCTTTACCTGCCCACCATCCCGGCTATTGCGCGCGGCCTGAACAGTAGCGAAACGCTGATTCAGTCCAGCATTCCGCTTTTCATCCTGGTGCTGGGCATTGGGCAAATCATTTCCGGTCCTCTGGCGGACAACTATGGCCGCAAACCGATTGCTATGACGGGGATTGTGCTCTATATGGCGGGCTCGGCCATGGCGGCGTTGGCCACCTCGCCGGGGGTATTTATCGCTTCCCGCCTGTTGCAGGGGGTGGCGGTCTGCTGCACCTCCGTCGTCTGTTACAGCGGCGTGCGCGATCGAATGAGCGGCGATGATGCCGCGCGCGCGTTTGGCTTCCTTAACGGCACGTTGAATATCGTTCCGGCGCTGGCGCCGCTGTTAGGCGGCCTGCTGGCGGAAAACTTCGGTTGGCGCGCGCCTTTCTGGTTCCTGATGAGCTACGCTCTGGCGGTGATGATCTTGATTGCCCTGCGCTTCCCGGAAACACGCCCCGAGGGCACCCGGCCGGTGCGTGGGTTGCCGTTGCGGCAATATGCCCATATCCTCAGCGATCACCATTTTCTGGGGTTCACCCTGGTTAACGCCGGAGCGATGGGGATGGCGCTGACCTATGTTTCGCTGGCGCCCAACGTACTGATGGGCACCGCCGGCCTGACGCCGCTGCAATTCTCCATCGCTTTTGGCGCCAATGGGTTCTGGATTATGTTCGTGACCTTCTTTGCTAACCGCATCATCCGTAAAATCGGCCGCCCGGTTTGCCTGTTCACCGGCAGCATGTTGATGCTGCTGGGCGCCATTGGCCTGTTTCTGGGCGTGGGCTTGCTGCCGGCCGGCGCGCAAACCCACTGGCTGGCCTATATGCTGCCGGTGGCTTCGTCCTGCGCCGGGCTGGCGTTTGTCATGGGCCCAGCCACCAGCTATGCGCTGGAGCCCTACTCGACAGAGGCCGGCGTCGCTTCTGCGCTGGTGGGCTTTGTGCAGATGGCGGGCGGTGCCGCGCTAGGGCTCATCGCGATGACGTTGCCATTGCCGCCTAAGCTGGCGCTGGCGCTGGTGATGCTGACCAGTTGCCTGCTGGCGCTGCACGCGCGCAAGCTCAGCCGCCAGAGCACCAGCCATATTGAGAAGATTGCCTGAAGTTTACTGGCCGGCCACCACCGGCACCCGCGCCGTTAATGCCGTCAGCAGCTCGTAACCCAGCGTTCCGGCTGCGGCGGCCACATCATCAACCGGTAACCGCCGCCCCCACAGTTCCACCTCTGCGCCAAGATTCGCCTGCGGGCACGGCGTTAAATCCACCGCCAGCATGTCCATCGATACGGTGCCCAGCGTGCGGGTCAGCACACCATCCACCCACACCGGCGTGCCAGTGGGCGCATGGCGCGGATAGCCATCGGCATACCCGCAGGCGACCACGCCCACGCGCTGTACACCGCTGGCGGTATAACGGCCGCCATAGCCTACGCGCGCACCGGGCTGCACCAGTTGCACGCCGATGATCTCACTGCTGAGCGTCATCGCCGGCTGCAGGCCGAAACCGGCGATATCGCGCCAGTTGCCAGTCGGCGATGCGCCATACAGAATAATGCCGGGCCGGATCCAATCGCCGTGGGTTTCAGGGTGCCAGAGCGTCGCCGCCGAGTTCGCCAGGCAGCGCGGCAGGTCTATACCGCTGGCCGCCTGCTCAATAGTCGCGATCTGTTGTTCAACCCCTTCCGGGCCATCTGCGGTGGCGAAGTGGCTCATCAGCGTAATGGAACGGATATTACCGATGCCGCGCGCCCGCAGCCAGCTTGCCTGTAACTCCGAAGGAGGGAAGCCCAGGCGGTTCATGCCGCTGTTAACTTTCAAATAGATATCCAGCGGGGCCGTAAGGTTAGCATCGGCAATCGCCTGCAGTTGCCAGGCGCTGTGCACGGCGGTCGTTAATCGGTATCGGTCGATCAGCGCTAAATCCTCGGCCCGGAAGAACCCCTCCAGCAGCAGGATCGGCCCTTGCCAGCCCGCCTCGCGCAGCAATATTGCCTCGGCGAAATCCAGCAAGGCAAAACCATCGGCTTGCGCCAGCCGGTGCCACACCCGCTGGAGGCCATGACCATAGGCATTGGCCTTCACCACCGCCCAAATATTGGGCTGTGACGCATGGCGGCGAATAACCTGCAAATTGTGTTCAAACGCAGAAAGGTGCAGTGTTGCTGTAATTGGGCGGGGCATGGCCTCTCCTTAGAGCCTGTTGATGCCGCCATAGAGCGCCCACGGCGGCAGCGATAATTAAGGTTAGCGCACAGGGTGCGCGCTTTTGTGCGGCACCGCCCCCTGCTTGCCATAACCCGTACGATAACGCTCCACCGACAAATCCTCAAACGGGATAGCCGGCGCCACGCCGGAAATCAAATCGGCCAGCAGTTGCCCCGAACCGCAGGCCATGGTCCAACCCAGCGTGCCGTGGCCGGTATTCAAGAACAGATTTTTCACCGGGGTGCGCCCTACCACCGGCGTGCCGTCCGGGGTCATCGGCCGCAGGCCAGTCCAGAAGGTGGCTTGTTCAACGTGGCTGCCTTGGGGGTATAGATCGCGCACAACCATTTCCAGCGTAGCGCGCCGCTTTTGCTCCAGCGCGGTGTTATAGCCGACAATTTCGGCCATGCCGCCCACGCGGATCCGTTGATCAAACCGGGTAATGGCGATTTTGTAGGTTTCATCCAGCACGGTGGAAACCGGCGCATCGGCCTCACTGGCGATGGGGATGGTCAGTGAAAAGCCCTTCAGCGGATAGACGGGGATCGCGACCAGATCGCGCAGCAGCCCGGTGGAATAAGAACCCAGCGCCACCACATAGCTATCACCGGTAAATACCTCATCCCCGGACTGCACCCCAACGATGCTATCGCCTTCCACCAACAACCGGTCAATGCTGCGGTTATAGCAAAAGGTGACGCCCGCCTGCTGCGCCATCAGCGCCAGCCGTTGGGTAAACAATTGGCAGTCGCCGGTTTCATCGTTCGGCAGTTGCAGGCCGCCGGTCAGCTTATGCGCCACCTGCGCCAGAGCGGGCTCAACGCTTGCCAACTGCGCGGCTTCCAGCAGTTTATACGGCACGCCGGCGTCTTTTAGCACCGCGATATCTTTGGCCGCATTTTCAAACTGCTGGGCCGTGCGAAACAGCTGTAAAGTGCCCCCCTGCCGCCCTTCGTACTGAATGCCGGTTTCCTGGCGCAACGCTTTTAGACAATCGCGGCTGTACTCCGCCAGGCGCACCATACGCCCTTTGTTCGCCATATAATGTGCGGTGTCGCAGTTCTTCAGCATCTGCCACATCCAGCGCAGTTGGAAGCTGCTGCCGTCTGGGCGGATCGCCAGCGGCGCATGGCGCTGGAACATCCATTTGACGGCCTTTAAAGGAACCCCCGGCGCAGCCCAGGGAGCGGCATAGCCCGGTGAGATCTGCCCGGCATTGCCAGCGCTGGTTTCAAGCGCCGGCCCGGGTTGGCGCTCAATCACTGTCACTTCATGACCGGCTTTCGCCAAATACCAAGCGCTCGCCACGCCCACAACGCCACTACCTAAAATCACCACTCGCATAGCAGACTCCAAGCTCAGGCCACCCCAAGCATAATCCTCTGCTCACCAAGGATTAGCCCAGAGGAAATCGCCAAACAGAAAGTTAACCATTAGACACGATACTGTCACATTTCATTTATCCTTCATGCACTATGCTTTTGCAATAGCCGGGAAAAAATAGCGATAAGATATCGCCCAATGGCCGGTATCGAAGAAAAATACGGCCAATACGCTAGCAATGACAGCAACGCCATCAATCAAAAAGCGCCACTGAATAACAAGCCGCTAACAGACGGCATCAAACGCTCACTGGCACTTTATTAGACCAATATGCTAACAAAATGGCGACTTAAGAGATTTTTGTGTTGGTGGGGATGGGTATGCCGGTAGCAGAAAAAACTCAGCGCATCTGCCCGCCCTTTACGCCGTCAACGCCATTCCGTTGAATTTTTAAACTTTATATGATTATTCGCTACGGCCAGATTGAGCTACGCTTGTAATTAGGGCTCGCCGTAATGAGCATAGCCCGTTAATAACGAGGGTGCGCTGATGACTACTTCAACATATGAAAAGGTTAAGGATGACAAACGTCTGAGCGATGGACCAGACTGGTCGTTCGATCTGCTGCAGGTTTATCTGGAGCAAATTGACCGCGTAGCCAAGCACTACCGGCTTGACACCTATCCACACCAGATTGAGATCATCACCTCCGAGCAGATGATGGATGCTTACTCGAGCGTTGGGATGCCGATCAACTATACCCACTGGTCATTCGGCAAAAAATTCATTGAGACAGAACAGCGTTATAAGCACGGGCAGCAGGGGCTTGCCTATGAGATTGTGATTAACTCCAATCCCTGTATCGCCTACCTGATGGAAGAAAACACCATCACGATGCAAGCGCTGGTCATGGCGCATGCCTGCTATGGGCACAACTCGTTTTTCAAAAATAACTACCTGTTCCGCAGTTGGACGGATGCCAGCTCCATTGTGGATTACCTGCTGTTTGCACGTAACTACATCAGCCAGTGCGAAGTGCGCTATGGCATGGAGGAAGTAGAAAAGCTGCTGGATTCCTGCCATGCATTGATGAACTACGGTGTCGATCGCTATAAGCGCCCGCAGAAAATTTCACTGCTGGAAGAGAAAGCGCGCCAGAAAAGCCGCGAAGAATATCTGCAAAGCCAGGTGAACTCCTTGTGGAAAACCTTGCCGCGCGTTGATCGTGAGGCGGTGCCGGAACAGGTGCGCCGCTACCCAAGCGAGCCGCAGGAAAATATTCTCTACTTTATGGAGAAGAACGCCCCGCTGCTGGAACCGTGGCAGCGCGAAGTGCTGCGCATTGTGCGCAAGGTGAGCCAGTATTTTTACCCACAAAAGCAAACCCAGGTGATGAACGAGGGCTGGGCCACCTTCTGGCACTACACCATTCTTAACCACCTGTATGACGAAGGGCGGGTTACCGATCGCTTTATGCTGGAGTTCCTGCACAGCCATACCAACGTGGTGTACCAACCGCCCTACAACAGCCCCTATTACAACGGTATTAACCCG is part of the Gibbsiella quercinecans genome and encodes:
- a CDS encoding ABC transporter permease subunit, whose translation is MIAMKTVRHALLPQLSRLAALLAMGLFVGLMPWLSGRDPALSLLRARSGDQEATQEALAAIRQRYDLDDGPWALFGRWVYHLFQGDAGNSWISGQPVLPGMMQAAGVSLALMGYALALALIVALLLALPALWRGLHGNSRRATGTLAVTLTALPEFLLASLVLIVGAVWLRWFPPYGWQSLNNVVLPALALGLPAGGLLGLLFSDGLSATFNERWLQTWHLAGIPWYRSLQAVLQRTLPALLPQIGLVMIGLTGGAVAVEKVFAIPGLGRATLGAAIAQDLPALQCGLLLLLAIAFCAGLAGQALHYLLLARIAAVLPNTPPRRQDGKALPIAIIAALLLGLMVATGLLRDPFSSLHLRLQAPSLALPFGADATGRDILARVAHGALNTCLLALAVSFTSLLVGLVFGMLPRLACGLIELANATPPIIAGLLVIAITGPSAYGAAVAVLLVSWAPLAAHCASLLTEMRQQAYIRMLPVLGIGPLRTHTHYLLPAIMPTLLRHAMLRLPGIALALAALGFLGLGPQPPSADWGLLLAEGMPYIERAPWVVLPPIAALILLSILAISLANLSGQRRG
- a CDS encoding SpoVR family protein yields the protein MTTSTYEKVKDDKRLSDGPDWSFDLLQVYLEQIDRVAKHYRLDTYPHQIEIITSEQMMDAYSSVGMPINYTHWSFGKKFIETEQRYKHGQQGLAYEIVINSNPCIAYLMEENTITMQALVMAHACYGHNSFFKNNYLFRSWTDASSIVDYLLFARNYISQCEVRYGMEEVEKLLDSCHALMNYGVDRYKRPQKISLLEEKARQKSREEYLQSQVNSLWKTLPRVDREAVPEQVRRYPSEPQENILYFMEKNAPLLEPWQREVLRIVRKVSQYFYPQKQTQVMNEGWATFWHYTILNHLYDEGRVTDRFMLEFLHSHTNVVYQPPYNSPYYNGINPYALGFAMFQDIKRICQEPTEEDRYWFPDIAGKDWLDTLHFAMRDFKDESFISQFLSPKIMRDFRLFTVLDDDRNNFLEISAIHNESGYRAIRQELSAQYNLSNLEPNIQIWNVDLRGDRSLTLRYIPQDRAPLDKSRREVMKHVHRLWGFDVILEQQNEDNSVELLERCPARPAPL
- a CDS encoding multidrug effflux MFS transporter, with product MQRYLFLLLSLVLFGPLGIDLYLPTIPAIARGLNSSETLIQSSIPLFILVLGIGQIISGPLADNYGRKPIAMTGIVLYMAGSAMAALATSPGVFIASRLLQGVAVCCTSVVCYSGVRDRMSGDDAARAFGFLNGTLNIVPALAPLLGGLLAENFGWRAPFWFLMSYALAVMILIALRFPETRPEGTRPVRGLPLRQYAHILSDHHFLGFTLVNAGAMGMALTYVSLAPNVLMGTAGLTPLQFSIAFGANGFWIMFVTFFANRIIRKIGRPVCLFTGSMLMLLGAIGLFLGVGLLPAGAQTHWLAYMLPVASSCAGLAFVMGPATSYALEPYSTEAGVASALVGFVQMAGGAALGLIAMTLPLPPKLALALVMLTSCLLALHARKLSRQSTSHIEKIA
- a CDS encoding D-amino acid dehydrogenase yields the protein MRVVILGSGVVGVASAWYLAKAGHEVTVIERQPGPALETSAGNAGQISPGYAAPWAAPGVPLKAVKWMFQRHAPLAIRPDGSSFQLRWMWQMLKNCDTAHYMANKGRMVRLAEYSRDCLKALRQETGIQYEGRQGGTLQLFRTAQQFENAAKDIAVLKDAGVPYKLLEAAQLASVEPALAQVAHKLTGGLQLPNDETGDCQLFTQRLALMAQQAGVTFCYNRSIDRLLVEGDSIVGVQSGDEVFTGDSYVVALGSYSTGLLRDLVAIPVYPLKGFSLTIPIASEADAPVSTVLDETYKIAITRFDQRIRVGGMAEIVGYNTALEQKRRATLEMVVRDLYPQGSHVEQATFWTGLRPMTPDGTPVVGRTPVKNLFLNTGHGTLGWTMACGSGQLLADLISGVAPAIPFEDLSVERYRTGYGKQGAVPHKSAHPVR
- the dadX gene encoding catabolic alanine racemase DadX, coding for MPRPITATLHLSAFEHNLQVIRRHASQPNIWAVVKANAYGHGLQRVWHRLAQADGFALLDFAEAILLREAGWQGPILLLEGFFRAEDLALIDRYRLTTAVHSAWQLQAIADANLTAPLDIYLKVNSGMNRLGFPPSELQASWLRARGIGNIRSITLMSHFATADGPEGVEQQIATIEQAASGIDLPRCLANSAATLWHPETHGDWIRPGIILYGASPTGNWRDIAGFGLQPAMTLSSEIIGVQLVQPGARVGYGGRYTASGVQRVGVVACGYADGYPRHAPTGTPVWVDGVLTRTLGTVSMDMLAVDLTPCPQANLGAEVELWGRRLPVDDVAAAAGTLGYELLTALTARVPVVAGQ
- a CDS encoding 3'-5' exonuclease, whose amino-acid sequence is MHHLMLDIETLDTVPSAVILVVAAVFFDPKTGQLGAEFEAAVSCQKTQPGRTISLDSVAWWARQSNEARKLAFGGSETLKRVLSSFSRFIHMNATDNVKVWGNGKEFDCTILEHAFQQLELPCPWRFWDTQDVRTIITLAELHGFNPKKERPFEGTPHRALDDAKHQARYVADAISALYYRKAPVA